Proteins encoded in a region of the Cheilinus undulatus linkage group 8, ASM1832078v1, whole genome shotgun sequence genome:
- the LOC121513888 gene encoding uncharacterized protein LOC121513888, which yields MMKPSLFLALLLLHSAYTYENVALRGKATQSHRGLQTGGAAYNAIDGNRNGDISTGSCSFSTVQTRPWWKVDLLESYIITAITITSRSDCCAEGLNNLEIHVGQSKVATIATIGLNESFTHSFHERVEGREVTLELPGDNRLLVLCEVEIYGYRAPTGENLALKGKATQSSTYDFNSNAYNANDGNPDSSWEAGSCSCTTGMVNPWWRLDLIKTHKIFSVKVTNRNTVASRLDGADIHIGDSLDNNGMNNPRCAVIDSIPAGGTAEFQCNGMDGRYITIDIPLREEYLTLCEVEVYGSVLD from the exons AGAATGTGGCCCTGCGCGGAAAAGCAACCCAGTCACACCGTGGGTTGCAAACCGGTGGAGCGGCCTACAACGCCATTGACGGAAACCGGAACGGTGACATCAGTACTGGATCGTGCTCCTTCTCCACTGTACAGACCAGACCCTGGTGGAAGGTGGACCTGCTAGAGTCCTACATCATCACCGCCATCACTATTACCAGCAGGTCAGACTGCTGTGCAGAGGGACTCAACAACTTGGAGATCCATGTAGGCCAATCAAA GGTTGCTACTATTGCCACAATTGGTCTTAATGAATCTTTCACTCACTCCTTTCATGAACGTGTAGAGGGGCGTGAGGTGACTTTAGAGCTGCCTGGTGACAACCGGCTCCTCGTACTTTGTGAAGTGGAAATCTACGGGTACCGAGCACCAACTG gaGAGAACCTTGCACTCAAAGGAAAAGCCACCCAGTCATCAACCTATGATTTTAATAGCAATGCATATAATGCCAATGATGGGAATCCTGACAGCTCATGGGAAGCTGGATCCTGCTCTTGCACCACAGGCATGGTTAACCCCTGGTGGAGACTGGATCTGATCAAAACCCACaaaatattttctgtaaagGTAACAAACCGCAACACGGTCGCCTCACGCCTGGATGGAGCTGACATTCACATCGGAGATTCCCTCGACAACAATGGAATGAACAACCCCAG gTGTGCTGTTATTGACAGCATCCCGGCTGGTGGTACTGCTGAGTTCCAGTGTAATGGGATGGATGGTCGGTACATCACCATCGACATCCCTTTGAGAGAGGAGTACCTGACCCTGTGTGAGGTGGAAGTTTATGGTTCTGTCCTGGATTAG